Proteins co-encoded in one Schistocerca cancellata isolate TAMUIC-IGC-003103 chromosome 5, iqSchCanc2.1, whole genome shotgun sequence genomic window:
- the LOC126188136 gene encoding uncharacterized protein LOC126188136: MQIRWYKKRITAVSIAAIVLYFIFRSQEHSAIFKIIIRDTKPADVWEYVADFSNMKKLNPTIVDFSILTESGNYDHWKYSAEYKEFLPHAPFIHHSTHADFEVRQDGESYIINSNHSTCFFKGVACFPATSEFMFSKLGSNTLCVERVTYKCPFLFARMCQKDVDYQRSSVMRNLEKQFTVKKKVKKS; the protein is encoded by the exons ATGCAGATCCGTTGGTACAAGAAACGCATTACTGCTGTTTCTATTGCAGCAAttgtgctttattttatctttcgttCTCAAGAGCACAGTGCCATTTTCAAAATTATCATACGAGATACTAAACCAGCTGATGTCTGGGAGTATGTTGCTGATTTTAGTAACATGAAGAAGCTCAATCCTACAAT TGTAGACTTCAGCATTTTGACAGAGAGTGGTAACTATGATCACTGGAAATATTCTGCTGAATATAAAGAATTTCTGCCACATGCACCATTTATCCACCACTCCACTCATGCTGACTTTGAAGTACGACAAGATGGAGAGTCTTACATAATCAACTCAAATCATAGCACATGCTTTTTTAAGGGCGTGGCTTGCT TTCCTGCAACATCTGAATTCATGTTTTCCAAATTAGGGTCAAATACTCTCTGTGTTGAGCGGGTGACTTATAAGTGCCCATTTTTGTTTGCAAGAATGTGTCAAAAAGATGTGGATTACCAGAGAAGTTCAgtaatgcgaaatttggagaaacAATTCACAGTTAAGAAAAAAGTTAAGAAGAGCTAG